Below is a genomic region from Rosa chinensis cultivar Old Blush chromosome 5, RchiOBHm-V2, whole genome shotgun sequence.
AATGGCACTTGCCTAAACTCCTCCTCTGCCAAATCAAAAGCAACCATAGTTGGGTCTGATACCCCATATATGGGATAGTTGATCCAATGAATCGCTCCATTTGAAAGACTCCCCTGTCCGTCAATCCAGCCACTGCATGAAGAGGAAGGAGCTTCAATAACTTTCCAAAGGCTGACTCTGAGTGAGAAGACATGAACATCCACAAAATCACCAAGGGCGGGTTTTATCAAAACAAGCTTGTAGTCGTCAGTGGCTGACACTTTACCAAAACCATAATATAAAAAGCTTCCatgctttttcttttctgttgatTTTGTCACCTCACACCCAAAACTTGGACTAGGTATTTTGCGAAAAAATCCAGTTGATGGATTCCAGATAGACAAGTTCTTAAAGTAACTTTTATAGTATTCACCTAGAAGTATCAAACCATTGCACGAGGCCATTACTCGTTGGCTCTTCTCCTCCAATGGGAAGGTGAGATTATTGACTGAAGAATAACCTTCTAAGGATTGAAATCGAGAGGGTAACCAAGGCGTGTCATCTTTAAAAGGATAGGGAATTTGACCTTGTATGGGTTTAATTGTAGGGTAGATGGAGATGAGGACTTTTGGACAGAGGGTTCCCTGCTGTGATGCTACTTGAAGGTGAGACTTGCCAAATTGAGGATCAGAAATGATAATAGAACGCCACCGTTTCGACACACAAGTGAACCGGATCAAGGACTTGACCGGCAACCGGCACAGAATCTTCACTATAACATCTTCATGTAGATCAAAGCTCTCATTTTTCAT
It encodes:
- the LOC112164238 gene encoding F-box/kelch-repeat protein At3g06240, producing the protein MSKMKNESFDLHEDVIVKILCRLPVKSLIRFTCVSKRWRSIIISDPQFGKSHLQVASQQGTLCPKVLISIYPTIKPIQGQIPYPFKDDTPWLPSRFQSLEGYSSVNNLTFPLEEKSQRVMASCNGLILLGEYYKSYFKNLSIWNPSTGFFRKIPSPSFGCEVTKSTEKKKHGSFLYYGFGKVSATDDYKLVLIKPALGDFVDVHVFSLRVSLWKVIEAPSSSCSGWIDGQGSLSNGAIHWINYPIYGVSDPTMVAFDLAEEEFRQVPLPVFNQNEDGVHLRQIRIQVLLGGGLCVWSQDLYEHSEFWVMREYGVPESWVKLIQFSRDDLPDEFTLWSSWDPTFVSEGGTMLIKLLDKKELVWIECLQEENPVCSAQYRIEEFPGAIFDATLYDETLVSLPEGL